A genomic segment from Centroberyx gerrardi isolate f3 chromosome 22, fCenGer3.hap1.cur.20231027, whole genome shotgun sequence encodes:
- the rab18a gene encoding ras-related protein Rab-18a, giving the protein MEEDILTTLKILIIGESGVGKSSLLLRFTDDTFDPDQAATIGVDFKVKTIAVDGNKAKLAIWDTAGQERFRTLTPSYYRGAQGVILVYDVTRRETFTKLDNWLNELETYCTRNDLVKMLVGNKIDKENHELDRNEGLKFARKHSMLFIEASAKTRDGVQCAFEELVEKIIQTPGLWQSETHGRGVQLTDEDAGGGSCSGYCSLV; this is encoded by the exons ATGGAAGAAGACATACTAACTACGCTGAAAATATTGATAATTGGAGAAAGTGGCGTTGGAAAGTCCAG CCTCCTCCTAAGATTCACAGATGACACATTTGATCCAGACCAAGCAGCAACAATAG GTGTTGACTTCAAAGTGAAGACCATCGCTGTGGACGGTAACAAGGCAAAGTTGGCAATATGG GACACTGCAGGCCAGGAGCGCTTCCGAACCCTGACGCCTAGTTACTACCGCGGAGCCCAGGGAGTCATCCTGG TGTATGATGTCACACGACGGGAAACTTTCACCAAGCTTGACAACTGGCTCAACGAGCTGGAGACGTACTGTACAAGGAATGACCTTGTCAAAATGCTGGTGGGGAACAAAATAGATAAG GAAAACCACGAGCTAGACAGGAACGAAGGGCTGAAGTTTGCAAGAAAACATTCCATGCTTTTTATAG AGGCGAGCGCTAAGACGAGGGATGGGGTTCAGTGTGCGTTTGAGGAGCTGGTAGAGAAGATCATCCAGACTCCCGGGTTGTGGCAGAGCGAGACCCACGGCCGAGGAGTCCAGCTCACCGACGAAGACGCCGGGGGAGGAAGCTGCAGCGGCTACTGCTCCCTGGTCTag